GTAAAAGAGAAAAAAATAAACGGGCTGCCAGAACTTTGTTCGACATTACTGAAGAAGATGCCTACATTAATTTTCGCTGGAACGAAAACATTGTTAATAAATACACCAAATTTACCGGTGACACGTTGGTTGAATTTATGCAGGCCAATAGACCTACCTGGGAATGGCTTAGAAAACATCCTCTGGAAGAAGATTTATTATACTACATCAACCAACGTTTAAAAAGTTATTTCAAGCGAAACGACAATTAATAAAAAGGGAATCCAGTATATCGGATTCCCTTTTGTTTTACCCTATTACGAACCAGTTATTTCTGTAGCGTTATTTTTTTCAGCTCTGTTTCTTTACCTGCTTTTACAACTATATTGTTGATGGTTGTATCACGATATCCGTTTGAAGCATTTACAAACAAAGAGTAGGTACCTTCTTTCAAACCACGGATTTTGAAATCTCCATCTTTATATGGAATGGCGTAAGCGGTATCGCCGCTGTTGTACACACTAATGACAGGGGTAGCTTCGCGGGGTACTACTTCTCCTTCAATAGAACCCGTTTTTTTAATGGTAAACGGACGGAGGACCGGCGCCAGATAAAACTGGCCATCCCGAACCTTTACAATACTGCGGGCCACATCAAAATCGAGCCAGATGCGGCGGCGGCCACTGGCAAAATCGTCCCAATCGCTGTCGCGGAGTTTGATTTCAACCTCAGTCCGGTTGCCCGGCATCAGGTTGAGCGGATAGCGAATGCCATCTTTTACCAAATAATGACCGGTACCCAATACCAGTTTTACTTTTTTGATTTTACCTGCGGGGATGGTACCCTGCGCCAACAAGGTATCCACACCGTTGCGCAGTCTCAGCAGGTCGTACTTACCAGGCTGAATAGTAAGGGTGTGCCACACATAGCAGCTGTCGTCGTCATCATTATCATCATCGTCATCATCACTCAAGGTACATGTATCCAGTTTTACCCGCACCGCCTGAATGTCAATCAACACACTGTCGAACAGGGCAGGATCATCGGTGAGGTAAAGGCTTACTTGTTGCGTTGCACCCTTGTTACCGTTTCCTGAAATCTCTTTTGGCAAGCCCACAGGCTCACAGCTACCAGTAGTAAAACCACTACTACATTTCTTACATGCTGCCTCATACAATATTGTTTTTAGTTGAAGATGGATTGTGTTCTTTCTTCTAAATCCAAAGATTGTACCAGAACTGGCCAACAACAACCGAAGGTTATTAAAACAGGAAAAAGCGCTACTGAAACGGGATGTTTACAATAGCGCTTTTGAAACGATGGGTAAATATTTATCCAATAAGACCGGCTGCCTTACTGATTTCAAGCATGCGTTCAATGGGTTTCAAGGCTGCCAGGCGAAGCGATTCTTCCATGGTGAGTTCTGGCTGCTCATATTTGAGGCAGAGGTATAGTTTTTCTAACGTGTTGAGTTTCATGTGCGGACATTCATTGCAGGCGCAGGAATTATCGGGCGGAGCTGGAATAAATGTTTTCTGCGGTTGGTCTTTTTGCATTTGATGCAAAATGCCCGTTTCGGTAGCTACAATGTAGGTTTGGCTGCTATCGGTTTGGGTATATTTCAGCAATTGGGTAGTGCTGCCAATATAATCAGCCATGCGCAGCAGGGGTTCCCTCACACTCCGGATGGGCAATAAGCTTGGCTTCGGGGTGGCGGGTTTTGAGGCGGGTAATTTTTTCGAGGCTGAAAATTTCGTGCACCATACAGGCGCCATTCCAGAGCACCATGTTGCGGCCGGTTACCTTATTAAGATAGGCACCCAGGTTTTTATCGGGGGCAAAAATGATTTTCTGGTCGGCAGGCCGGCTGTCGATGATGGCTTTGGCATTACTACTGGTACAGATGATATCACTCAATGCCTTCATGCCGGCACTACAGTTGATGTAGGTGACCACAATATGATCGGGGTACTGTTCCTTCCATTTGGCAAACAAAGCCGGAGGAGCACTATCGCTAAGGCTGCAGCCGGCCTTTAAATCGGGGAGTACCACTTTTTTAGTGGGATTCAGAATTTTTGCCGTTTCGGCCATGAAATGTACCCCGGCAAATAAAATGATGTCGGCATTGGTTTCCTTGGCTTTCTGCGCCAGTCCCAGGCTATCGCCTATATAGTCGGCTACATCCTGAATATCTGGTTCCTGATAATAGTGGGCCAGTACAATGGCGTTCTTTTCTTTTTTCAGGCGTTCGATTTCAGCAAACAGATCGAGGCTGGGATCCACGGCAATGTCGAGAAATCCTTTTTCCAGTAACTCGGTCTGTTGTGTGTTTATAACTGCCATAATATGTATTAATATTTATTATTTATAAATCTACCTACTACTATTAGGAGTGTGTATATCCGCATTTCTGTTTCCCAATGCGGTGTGCAAAGGTAATAGTGTGTGGTTGCTTTGGTTTATTCACCATGTTATAAACGCTACAAATACTCTTCAGTATTGGGTTTGTTGCTGTTTTCCCCAAATACTGTATTTGATGTGAGTTTGGTTTTTGTGAAATGATGTGGTTTTAAGGAAAGATGTGGATTGTTTTTTGAGTTGTGGATTACCCTATGTGCATGGTGTTTTTGGGTAAAAAGGAGCTTTCATTTTGTTCTGTATTTATCCCTCTTTCACTGTGCTGTTTTCGTGGGTTGTACACTTTTATTCATGCTTTTCAACAGGGTTTTCTAACTCTCGTTTCACATGCATGTTCCACTGTTTTCCGGATACTTCATTGTTTCTTTTACCGTTTTGCTGGCTATAGGGTTGTTCACATATACATGTGTGTTTTGAAGCCTTACCAGTATTGCCTTTTACCCGTTTTTCCACAATTTTTTCATAGGTCTGTTTCCCCTATTTTTGCCATCCTTTATAAACTATATAGTACTGTATGTCTATTATTCAAACGATTCGTGATAAGGCGGCACCTGTTACCATTGGTGTGATTGCCATTAGCCTTATTGGATTTATCCTGATGGATGCCGGCCGGAGTGGTCTTGGCGGTGGTGTGAGTCCGAAAGATGCTGTTGCTTCTGTGAATGGCGTGGATATCAGTTGGGAAACCTTTCAGCAGAAAGTAAAACTCAATGAAGATATTCAGCAAATGCAGGGTGCTACGGTTGATGAAAACACCCGTCAGCAAATTTACACTGAAACCTACCGCACCATGATTGACGAGGAATTGCTCAATCAGGAATTTGCTAAGCTGGGTATTGATGTAAGTGACAAAGAGTTTAACGATATGCTCTTTGGTAAAAATCCTCCACAATGGCTTACACAGCAATTTACCAACGAGAAGGGAGAATACGATGTAGTGGCTGCTCGTAATGCTATCAACGAGTTGAAAAAGAATAAAGCGAACGCCAATCGTGACTTGATTAATAATGTGTATCTCAATCCTATGATTGATGGTACCAAGCGTAATAAGTATTTCAGCTTATTGCAGAATAGTACTTATGTACCAAAATGGATGGCTGAAAAAACGATTGCTGATAACAATCAAATGGCTAGCATGAGTTATATCGTTGCTCCATTCAGTTCTATCAGCGATAGTGCTGTAAAAGTTACGGATGCGCAAATCCTTGAATATGCGAAGAAGCACCAGAGCGAATATGAAACCGAAGAGGGTAGTCGCCATATTGCTTATGTAGCTTTTGATGCCTCACCTAGTGCTCAGGATACTGCTGATGTAGTGTCTTCTTTGGAAGCCT
The Phnomibacter ginsenosidimutans genome window above contains:
- a CDS encoding DUF4382 domain-containing protein; translated protein: MPKEISGNGNKGATQQVSLYLTDDPALFDSVLIDIQAVRVKLDTCTLSDDDDDDNDDDDSCYVWHTLTIQPGKYDLLRLRNGVDTLLAQGTIPAGKIKKVKLVLGTGHYLVKDGIRYPLNLMPGNRTEVEIKLRDSDWDDFASGRRRIWLDFDVARSIVKVRDGQFYLAPVLRPFTIKKTGSIEGEVVPREATPVISVYNSGDTAYAIPYKDGDFKIRGLKEGTYSLFVNASNGYRDTTINNIVVKAGKETELKKITLQK
- the nadA gene encoding quinolinate synthase NadA, with amino-acid sequence MADYIGSTTQLLKYTQTDSSQTYIVATETGILHQMQKDQPQKTFIPAPPDNSCACNECPHMKLNTLEKLYLCLKYEQPELTMEESLRLAALKPIERMLEISKAAGLIG
- the nadA gene encoding quinolinate synthase NadA, which gives rise to MAVINTQQTELLEKGFLDIAVDPSLDLFAEIERLKKEKNAIVLAHYYQEPDIQDVADYIGDSLGLAQKAKETNADIILFAGVHFMAETAKILNPTKKVVLPDLKAGCSLSDSAPPALFAKWKEQYPDHIVVTYINCSAGMKALSDIICTSSNAKAIIDSRPADQKIIFAPDKNLGAYLNKVTGRNMVLWNGACMVHEIFSLEKITRLKTRHPEAKLIAHPECEGTPAAHG